A window of the Desulfobacula toluolica Tol2 genome harbors these coding sequences:
- a CDS encoding helix-turn-helix domain-containing protein produces the protein MDKHIGSNFDDFLEDEGILPETEAVAVKRVIAYQVSLIMEKKQISKAAMARQMKTSRSALERLLDPKNTSITLQTLERAAHVIGKRLRIEFA, from the coding sequence ATGGATAAACATATCGGAAGCAATTTTGATGATTTTTTGGAAGACGAAGGGATTTTGCCTGAAACTGAGGCTGTGGCTGTAAAGCGCGTAATTGCATATCAAGTCTCTCTGATAATGGAAAAAAAACAAATATCAAAAGCGGCTATGGCAAGGCAAATGAAAACTAGTCGGTCAGCGCTGGAAAGACTCCTTGATCCTAAAAACACATCTATTACTCTTCAAACATTAGAGCGTGCTGCGCATGTGATCGGTAAACGGTTGCGCATTGAATTTGCATAG
- the ltrA gene encoding group II intron reverse transcriptase/maturase: MIETNRRCILMDILPQQMEMFTALQITESPTESSRLMEFILERGNMFRALKRVRSNKGAPGIDNMTVDQLPGYLRRHWPKVKGKLLQGNYKPLPVKRKEIPKPDGGVRLLGIPTVLDRLIQQAVSEILQQIWDPHFSESSHGFRPGRSQHDAILQGKVYLLSGYTHSVNMDLSKFFDRVNHDRLMSRLAERIKDKRVLKLIRSYLTAGVMIDGVVVSAAEGTPQGGPLSPVISNIVLDELDKELEKRGHKFVRYADDFVIYLKSKKAAERVMKSVTRFITVKLRLKVNEEKSKVSRPWLDKFLGYTFISMCGKTKIRIHRKTIERFKERVRELTNRNCGLSLPQIIDKLNMYIRGWWNYYCLTEARHIFKSLNGWIIRRLRCVVWKQWKNPGTKIRNLLKRGIPFQYAVTCGNSRKKHWRMSRVKWVVMALPNKYFLSLGLFLPGN; this comes from the coding sequence ATGATAGAGACAAATAGGAGGTGTATACTTATGGACATATTGCCACAGCAGATGGAAATGTTCACAGCGTTACAGATCACCGAAAGTCCGACAGAAAGTTCCCGACTCATGGAGTTTATCCTTGAAAGGGGAAACATGTTCAGAGCATTAAAAAGGGTCCGTAGCAACAAAGGGGCACCTGGAATCGACAACATGACCGTTGATCAACTACCGGGTTACCTCAGACGCCACTGGCCCAAAGTTAAGGGAAAGTTGCTGCAGGGAAACTACAAGCCATTACCGGTGAAAAGGAAAGAAATTCCTAAACCCGATGGCGGAGTAAGACTGCTCGGCATTCCAACAGTTTTGGATCGTTTGATCCAGCAAGCCGTCAGCGAGATATTGCAGCAAATATGGGACCCGCATTTTTCTGAGTCCAGTCATGGATTCAGACCTGGAAGATCCCAGCATGATGCCATACTCCAAGGCAAAGTTTATCTGCTCTCAGGATATACACACTCTGTTAATATGGATCTTTCCAAATTTTTCGACAGAGTGAACCATGACCGCCTCATGAGCCGTCTGGCTGAAAGAATAAAGGATAAGCGGGTTCTCAAGCTTATCCGAAGTTACTTAACAGCCGGTGTCATGATCGACGGGGTGGTTGTATCTGCCGCTGAAGGAACTCCTCAAGGCGGCCCTCTTTCACCAGTGATTTCAAATATCGTTTTGGATGAACTGGATAAAGAGTTGGAGAAAAGAGGGCATAAATTTGTCAGATACGCTGATGACTTTGTCATATATCTCAAGAGCAAGAAAGCGGCCGAACGTGTTATGAAAAGTGTTACACGGTTTATAACCGTAAAGCTCAGGCTCAAGGTCAATGAAGAGAAAAGCAAGGTCAGCCGACCATGGCTGGACAAATTTCTCGGCTACACATTTATCAGTATGTGCGGCAAGACCAAGATCCGCATACACCGGAAAACAATCGAGCGCTTCAAAGAAAGGGTTCGAGAATTAACAAACCGGAACTGTGGTCTAAGTCTTCCCCAGATCATTGATAAATTGAATATGTACATCAGGGGATGGTGGAATTATTACTGTCTCACCGAAGCAAGACACATATTCAAGTCCTTGAACGGCTGGATTATCCGCCGCTTGAGATGTGTTGTATGGAAACAGTGGAAAAATCCCGGAACGAAAATCCGGAACCTGCTTAAACGAGGCATACCGTTTCAATATGCCGTCACTTGCGGAAATTCCCGCAAGAAACACTGGCGCATGAGCAGGGTTAAATGGGTTGTCATGGCTCTGCCAAACAAATATTTCCTTTCTCTTGGATTATTTCTGCCCGGGAACTAA
- the tnpC gene encoding IS66 family transposase, whose translation MKKIQLTQEEVDALLERVKANNLTNGDYDIIKSMADAVTILSQALNKKATSIKRLLTMLLGAKTEKKDKVLKNTTTTNNNNTTANNNDKSKKGTAAKPGSNKKKAGHGRIPACDYTGADRVSISHDKLKHKDPCPLCPNGKLYKIKDPGVAIRINGQALLNATVYELEKLRCNLCGEVFTAAAPDNTTGKQYDETAKAMIALLKYGCGFPWYRLAGLQKSLGIPVPASILWENAESSADHIYPAFDELMRQAAQGNVFQNDDTTMKILDLIKENQFLDKKERTGIFTSGIISVLDDDKWIALFFTGRCHAGENIASLYDLRNKEKPPPLQMCDTLSRNMSSEFKIILIHCMVHARRNFVDVVTAFPDECRHVIEILAKVYETDAIAKTERMSPEERLTYHQTHSGPKMKALRTWLDKQINEKLVEPNSGIGNAIAYMRKHWTELTQFLRVPGAPLDNNICEQALKRSILNRKNALFYKTQHGAYIGDMFMSLIHTCSLMKVNPFNYLVALQKYSARVFKNPSQWMPWNYETAATLAAQSA comes from the coding sequence ATGAAAAAGATCCAGTTAACTCAGGAGGAGGTTGATGCCCTTTTGGAAAGGGTAAAGGCTAATAATCTCACCAACGGAGATTATGATATCATTAAATCCATGGCTGATGCTGTCACGATTTTAAGCCAGGCTCTTAATAAAAAAGCAACCTCTATAAAACGGCTGTTGACCATGCTGCTTGGTGCAAAGACTGAAAAAAAGGATAAGGTGTTGAAAAACACCACCACTACGAATAACAATAACACCACCGCCAACAATAATGATAAATCTAAAAAGGGTACTGCAGCAAAACCCGGTTCAAATAAGAAAAAAGCGGGACATGGCCGAATACCGGCTTGTGACTACACAGGAGCCGACAGGGTCTCCATATCCCATGATAAGCTCAAGCACAAAGATCCATGTCCCTTATGTCCAAATGGTAAACTTTACAAAATCAAAGATCCCGGTGTTGCGATCAGGATCAACGGTCAGGCACTCTTGAATGCAACCGTGTATGAACTGGAGAAACTGCGCTGTAACCTGTGTGGAGAAGTCTTTACAGCAGCAGCTCCGGATAACACCACCGGAAAACAGTATGATGAAACTGCCAAAGCCATGATCGCCCTTTTAAAGTACGGCTGCGGTTTTCCCTGGTACCGCCTGGCAGGTCTTCAGAAAAGCCTGGGTATTCCTGTTCCGGCATCCATCCTGTGGGAAAATGCAGAATCATCAGCAGACCACATCTATCCTGCATTTGATGAACTCATGCGGCAAGCGGCCCAGGGCAACGTCTTCCAAAATGATGACACCACCATGAAAATCCTGGATTTGATCAAGGAAAACCAGTTTTTGGATAAAAAGGAACGTACTGGAATTTTTACCTCCGGCATCATCTCAGTTTTAGATGATGATAAATGGATCGCCCTTTTTTTCACGGGCCGCTGCCATGCCGGTGAAAATATTGCATCCCTTTATGACCTGAGGAATAAAGAAAAGCCTCCACCGCTTCAGATGTGCGATACCCTCTCCAGGAACATGTCTTCCGAGTTTAAAATTATTCTCATCCATTGCATGGTCCATGCCCGCCGAAATTTTGTCGATGTGGTGACAGCCTTTCCGGATGAATGCCGTCATGTCATTGAAATCCTGGCCAAGGTCTATGAAACTGATGCCATTGCAAAAACCGAACGGATGAGCCCGGAAGAGCGGCTGACATATCACCAGACTCACAGCGGTCCCAAAATGAAAGCGTTACGAACTTGGCTGGACAAGCAGATTAATGAAAAGCTGGTTGAACCCAATTCCGGTATAGGCAATGCCATTGCCTATATGCGAAAACACTGGACAGAACTCACCCAATTTCTAAGGGTTCCCGGCGCACCGCTTGATAATAATATCTGCGAACAGGCCTTGAAACGCAGTATTCTTAACCGAAAAAATGCTCTGTTTTACAAAACTCAGCACGGAGCTTACATCGGAGATATGTTCATGAGCCTTATTCATACCTGCAGTTTAATGAAGGTCAATCCCTTTAATTATCTGGTGGCCCTTCAAAAATATTCTGCCCGGGTGTTTAAAAATCCCTCCCAATGGATGCCCTGGAACTATGAGACAGCTGCAACTCTTGCGGCACAGTCGGCCTGA
- a CDS encoding DUF4160 domain-containing protein, translated as MPTISMFYGIIIRMYFAPDEHPPPHFHVYYAEYKATVDIRTCEIIESNLPRKQKRLVIAWAELHQEELIANWQLVMNGEKPFNIEPLK; from the coding sequence ATGCCTACGATATCAATGTTTTATGGAATCATTATACGAATGTATTTTGCTCCCGACGAGCATCCACCACCGCACTTTCATGTTTATTACGCTGAATACAAAGCAACAGTCGATATCCGCACATGTGAAATCATCGAAAGCAATCTTCCCAGAAAACAGAAGAGGCTTGTCATAGCATGGGCTGAATTGCACCAGGAAGAACTAATTGCAAACTGGCAATTGGTTATGAATGGAGAAAAACCATTCAATATTGAACCTCTTAAATAA
- the tnpB gene encoding IS66 family insertion sequence element accessory protein TnpB, translating into MIRFQDVCLCFLIVEEPPSKFYATTARGFWICQKRLSQGRFKWWPKKGCDTTLTLDAHELQMLLWNGNPFNTQTAPMWRKIPA; encoded by the coding sequence GTGATCCGTTTTCAGGATGTATGTTTGTGTTTCTTAATCGTCGAAGAACCGCCATCAAAATTTTATGCTACGACGGCCAGGGGATTCTGGATCTGTCAGAAACGTTTGTCCCAGGGGCGTTTCAAATGGTGGCCGAAAAAGGGCTGCGATACGACTCTGACCCTTGATGCCCATGAACTCCAGATGCTGCTGTGGAATGGAAATCCTTTTAATACCCAGACAGCTCCCATGTGGAGAAAAATTCCAGCATAA
- a CDS encoding type II toxin-antitoxin system RelE/ParE family toxin → MNLNIILQVVFYRTNAGSEPVREWLKGLDKEERKIIGEDIKTVQLGWPLGMPLVRKLDKGLWEVRIQLNRKIARVLFTTYEGMMILLHGFVKKSQKTPTNDLKLAKQRMATLGGRNG, encoded by the coding sequence ATGAATTTAAATATCATCTTACAGGTTGTATTTTATCGAACTAACGCAGGTTCAGAACCGGTAAGGGAATGGTTAAAAGGTTTGGACAAAGAGGAACGTAAAATAATCGGAGAGGATATTAAAACTGTTCAACTTGGTTGGCCTTTGGGTATGCCCTTGGTTCGAAAGCTTGATAAAGGATTGTGGGAAGTTCGCATCCAACTGAACAGAAAAATAGCAAGAGTTCTCTTTACTACCTACGAGGGAATGATGATTTTGTTGCATGGGTTTGTTAAGAAATCACAAAAAACCCCGACCAATGATTTAAAACTTGCCAAGCAACGTATGGCGACATTAGGAGGTCGAAATGGATAA
- a CDS encoding DUF2442 domain-containing protein, with protein MYPSVKQVKPGKNYILSIVFDNGETGILDMKPFLDFGVFRSLKDHEIFQQVKVNFDTIEWPFSIDLDPEFVYQKCHKSHSNTSCQ; from the coding sequence GTGTATCCATCAGTAAAACAAGTTAAGCCCGGTAAAAATTACATTCTTTCAATAGTTTTTGATAACGGTGAGACTGGAATACTGGACATGAAACCGTTTCTTGACTTTGGAGTTTTTCGTAGCCTCAAGGATCATGAAATATTCCAACAAGTCAAAGTAAACTTTGATACAATTGAATGGCCATTCTCTATTGATCTTGATCCCGAATTTGTTTATCAGAAATGCCACAAAAGCCACTCAAATACGAGTTGCCAATAA